Proteins found in one Miscanthus floridulus cultivar M001 chromosome 4, ASM1932011v1, whole genome shotgun sequence genomic segment:
- the LOC136548081 gene encoding disease resistance protein Pik-2-like, whose amino-acid sequence MVGGLPSHSAIKREVAEGLVHQKRGLTMWEVAESYLDKLLSKNMIEEAGHLQGLAWKQQTYRVHDMLHEVMVSKSLEANFHSLHGGQYKGMLRGKIRRLSIHADINDAKRNDMDRGGEDDYLDMQHVRSLSMFHLHGRHKLLKKLGSFILLRVLDLEDCEGVTNKHVRYASNLYLLRFLSLRGTNITKVPRQIENLEHLQTLDLDYTLLTELPDTVTKLEKLEHIRFSNRDDF is encoded by the coding sequence atggttggtgggctcccGTCGCACAGTGCCATAAAAAGAGAGGTGGCAGAAGGATTGGTTCATCAGAAGCGGGGGCTGACCATGTGGGAGGTTGCAGAATCTTACCTGGATAAACTCTTGAGCAAGAACATGATTGAAGAGGCAGGCCATTTGCAGGGTCTTGCATGGAAGCAGCAGACATACCGAGTGCATGACATGCTTCACGAGGTAATGGTGTCCAAGTCCCTAGAGGCTAACTTTCACAGCCTGCACGGAGGGCAATACAAGGGGATGTTACGTGGCAAGATCCGTCGCCTCTCCATCCATGCTGACATAAACGATGCAAAGAGAAATGACATGGACCGCGGAGGTGAGGATGATTATTTGGACATGCAGCATGTTCGATCGCTGAGCATGTTCCACCTCCATGGGCGGCATAAGCTCCTGAAAAAGCTAGGCAGCTTCATCCTCCTACGGGTGCTTGACCTTGAAGATTGTGAGGGAGTAACAAACAAGCACGTGAGGTATGCCAGCAATTTATATCTGCTTAGGTTCCTAAGCTTGAGGGGCACAAACATTACAAAGGTGCCTCGGCAGATTGAGAACCTAGAGCATTTACAGACGCTCGACTTGGACTACACGCTCCTCACTGAGCTACCGGATACCGTCACGAAGCTGGAGAAACTTGAGCACATACGATTCTCCAACAGGGATGATTTTTAG
- the LOC136548083 gene encoding uncharacterized protein: MPSAGPAPGRPFPSRAARCPRALPPAAPCPRPALPLAAPPTARAPGRAVPPAGPSPGRAALTPAGPAPWLPPFSGRALPPTAPRGPPAPMSSVPDPVPYSARSRCHPPLPRRPSEKSPSELSWSSRHHAGLPAPRRLYTDPPRPR; this comes from the exons ATGCCCtcggccggccctgcccccggccggccGTTCCCCAGCCGTGCCGCCCGCTGCCCGCGCGCCCTGCCGccggccgcgccgtgcccccggccggcccttccccTAGCCGCGCCGCCCACTGCCCGCGCGCccggccgcgccgtgcccccggctggcccttcccccggccgcgccgccctgACCCCGGCCGGCCCTGCGCCCTGGCTGCCCCCTTTTTCcggccgcgccctgcccccgaccgcgccccgtggaccgcccgccccgatGTCATCCGTGCCCGACCCCGTCCCCTACTCCGCCCGATCCCGATGCCACCCACCCCTACCccgtcgcccgtcag agaagagcccgtcggagttgAGTTGGAGTTCTCGCCAccatgccggtctgcctgcaccgcgtcgtctctacaccgacccgccacggccccgctag